The Bradysia coprophila strain Holo2 chromosome IV, BU_Bcop_v1, whole genome shotgun sequence genome includes a region encoding these proteins:
- the LOC119066625 gene encoding WD repeat-containing protein 92-like, which translates to MGNSTENHFNNQQSNKETVDIATYINYPTEFHIFDTKWVPSFPTKFVTIGATSKSSPRGFIQISELNNDRLDLVKMADKGSAFRCATFGGTIRNSSSLSLGNFHGKLQIFDIERFDFPIYDVQAHDGIVNCVDGMGNGDGVEVVTGGQDGLVKVFDPRQGAPVVCISPVKKEDGGSGCRDCWTVTFTDGQMHSSRAVCAGYENGDIKVIDLRILKERYSHNVGSGVCKVGCERKYEETRRHVAGTVDGSIHLYDVNKNQHNHVRVAQSSSIWSVNYLPQLENVFASVGDSIDIWRECDPSSSLPDPKSPIELLTKIHLSPAGVNCFDWNPDFKGLGVCGSFDQKIRVLVTSGL; encoded by the exons ATGGGAAATTCAactgaaaatcatttcaacaATCAACAATCCAACAAAGAGACAGTCGACATTGCAACGTACATAAATTACCCAACCGAGTTCCACATCTTCGACACGAAATGGGTACCGTCATTTCCCACAAAATTTGTTACGATTGGAGCCACATCCAAATCGTCTCCACGAGGCTTCATCCAGATCAGCGAACTGAATAACGACAGATTGGATCTGGTGAAAATGGCCGACAAAGGGTCAGCGTTTCGCTGTGCAACGTTCGGCGGCACGATAAGAAATTCATCGTCACTGTCTCTGGGTAACTTCCATGGGAAACTTCAAATATTCGACATTGAACGATTCGACTTTCCCATCTACGATGTACAGGCACACGATGGAATTGTAAATTGTGTGGATGGAATGGGTAATGGTGATGGAGTCGAAGTAGTGACTGGTGGACAAGACGGATTAGTTAAAGTGTTTGATCCGCGACAAGGTGCACCTGTCGTTTGCATATCACCAGTTAAAAAAGAGGATGGAGGCAGTGGATGCAGAGATTGCTGGACTGTCACATTCACCGACGGACAAATGCACAGCAGTCGAGCAGTTTGTGCGGGTTATGAGAACGGTGACATTAAGGTTATCGATTTAAGGATACTGAAAGAGCGTTACAGTCACAACGTTGGCAGCGGTGTTTGCAAGGTTGGATGCGAAAGGAAATATGAGGAAACAAGACGACATGTGGCTGGAACTGTGGACGGGagcattcatttgtatgatgTAAATAAGAATCAACACAATCATGTGCGCGTTGCACAATCATCGTCTATATGGAGTGTCAACTATCTGCCTCAACTAGAAAACGTTTTTGCCAGCGTTGGGGATTCGATCGACATTTGGCGAGAGTG TGACCCGTCATCATCGCTTCCGGACCCGAAGAGTCCAATTGAATTATTGACAAAAATTCACCTGTCGCCCGCTGGTGTAAATTGTTTTGACTGGAATCCAGATTTTAAAGGGCTGGGAGTATGCGGATCGTTTGATCAAAAGATTCGTGTCCTGGTAACGTCTGGCCTGTAA